From the genome of Dehalobacter sp.:
ATTGATACATATAAAGGCTGTGGCATAGATAATATCATCGTTGTAACCGGTTACAAAGGAAGTGAAGTCGCAGAAAAGCTGAGGGAGTCAGGTGCGACATGCCTGCAAAACGAAAACTATTCGGAAGGAATGTTTACTTCGGTCATAAAGGGAGTTAAAGCTTTGGATACGCGTGTTTCAGCTTTTTTTATGCAGCCGGTGGATATTCCTCTTGTAAAGAAGCATACGATCGAGCTACTGAAAAAAAAGTATCTGGAAGGCGGTAAAGGTATCATCTACCCTGATTTTTGCGGCAGGGTGGGACATCCCCCGCTGATACACTGTAAGTACCGAGAGGTGATTTTAAGGAGTAACGGGGAAGGCGGGCTGAAGAAAATTTTAAAAGAATATTCTTCTGATTCAATTTATGTACACGTATTTGACAAGACAGTACTTATGGATATGGATACAAAAGAAGACTATGAAAAACTGCTTGGATATTTTAATGCCGGTGCACCCGATGGGGAAGAGTGTTCCAGCATTTTGGATATATATAAAGTACCGGAAAACATTATAAGACATTGCAGGAAAGTTTCAGAGGTGTCTGTTGAAATTTCTCGCAGTTTGAATAACGCAGGATACGAGCTTAATGAATGTGCCTTGAAGGCCGCGGCGATGCTCCATGATATTGCCAAAAAGGAAGAAAACCATGCCCGGGTAGGAGGAAAGATTTTGCAAGAGATTGGGTATGGGAAGGTAGGTTCTATCATAGGCAGTCATACCGATATTGAAGTAGATGGTCAAGGGAGAATCA
Proteins encoded in this window:
- a CDS encoding NTP transferase domain-containing protein encodes the protein MKNTSIAAIIAAGGYSSRMGSFKPFLKFGKKSAIEMLIDTYKGCGIDNIIVVTGYKGSEVAEKLRESGATCLQNENYSEGMFTSVIKGVKALDTRVSAFFMQPVDIPLVKKHTIELLKKKYLEGGKGIIYPDFCGRVGHPPLIHCKYREVILRSNGEGGLKKILKEYSSDSIYVHVFDKTVLMDMDTKEDYEKLLGYFNAGAPDGEECSSILDIYKVPENIIRHCRKVSEVSVEISRSLNNAGYELNECALKAAAMLHDIAKKEENHARVGGKILQEIGYGKVGSIIGSHTDIEVDGQGRITESEILYLADKLVREDKVISIEERFKQSLNKYQDNPEVLRKIENRRDAAYKIIKKIEAVTGRGFNYG